CCCTTATCACTTCCACTGGCAGAAGATGGAAGACATCATCAACCGCGGCGGCGGAGAGCTGGTGATCAAGCTCTATAACTCCGACGAAAAAGAAGACTTTGCCGACACTCCCGTCCTGGTCAGCTCCGACGGCAGGAATTATGAGATACCCGCCGGCGGCATAGTCCGCCTGACCCCGGGAGAGAGCATCACCCTGAAGCAGGGCCAGTATCACAAATTCTGGGCAGAGAAGGGCAAGACTCTGGTAGGCGAGGTGTCCAAGGTCAACGACGACAGAGTGGACAACCGCTTCTACGAGGAGACCGGGCGCTTCCCCGAGATAGAGGAAGACGAAAAGCCTCTCTATCTGCTGGGCAACGAATATCCCGCAGCCAAGGACTGACATACGCCCGGACGCGGCGGAAAACAAGAGAAATAAAAGCGGCGGCGCATCGGCGCCGCCGCAAGCCTTTTACAGTCTCCTGACGGGGAAATACAGGTATTTCTTGTTGGTCCTGATGCATTCGAATTCCTGCACCGCCCCTGCCAGGTCCATGTGTTTTTGGGTCAGCCAGAGTATCATATCGCCGAAGGCTTCCGGGCCGGTGTTTTCCACCCTCAGATATTCAAATGCGGGGACTGTCCATTTGGTCCACCCTTCCGGGGCCTCGGCGCCGTCCGCGCATTCCGCCCCGGCCAGATACAGGCCCCTCTCATAGTTTTCCCAGGGGCGGAAGGACCGGGAAAAGTCGGTCATGGCGCCCCAGAAGCCCGCAGGCGTTCCGTCGGGATCCTGCTTCATCAGCAGGACCAGCTCTGTAAAATGGTCTCTCACTTCCTGCCACAGCCTCTGAATAAAACCGGGGCCCTCTTCGGTGGAGCCTTCCCTGCCTATGACGGTGAAGGTCGGCTTCGAAAGCCGCTCTATCCTGTTCCCCCCGGGCGTATATGCCGCCGGCTTCAAATAGTCCTCTTTTGATATGCAAGTCATATGCAGGGTCCGCAGGAGCTCTTTGGGGACGGCGGGGACGTCCGCTGCGGAGTGATGATAGTGAAACCCGCATTTTTCCAGCACCCGGGCCGACCTGTCGTTGCCGTCATAGTATCCGGCCCAAAGCTTTTTCAGCCCCAGTTCCAGAAAGGCGTATCTCATGATCTCCCGCATAGCCTCGGGGATGAGCCCCCGGCCCCAGTAAGGCACGCCTATCCAGTAGCCCGCCAGGGCCTCCGTTTCGGGCAGCCCGCCTTCTAAGCCTTCCCCGATCAGACAGCCTGCGCAGCCCACCGGGAGCCCGGTCTCTTTTAACACCACGGCAAAGTTGCCCGGACCGGAAAGTTCGTCCCGGATGACCTGCCGGGAGTATTCCACGCTGGTATGGGGCTCCCAGCCGGCGATGGGGCCTATCCGGGGGTCCCGGGCGTATCTGTACAGTTCTTCTGCGTCGCTTTCTGCCCAGGGCCTGAGCAAAAGCCTTTCCGTTGTGAGTATCATATGCTGCCTCCTTTATCCGTATGCCGGGCGCCGGGCCGCCGGCGGCGGACCCGGCTCAGTATCTGAGGCCCTACTCCCACTCGATGGTGGCGGGAGGCTTGGCGGACACGTCATAGAGCACCCGGTTCACAGGCACCTCCGACAGTATCCGGCGGGATATCTTCTCCAGCAGCTCCAAGGGGATGGGATACCAGTCGGCAGTCATGGCGTCGGTGGACCTGACCGCCCGGAGCACTATGGTCTCCTCGTAGCTGCGGCTTTCGTTCCGCACGCCCACGCTCTTCACCGGCAGCAGCATGCAGAAGGCCTGCCAGAT
The DNA window shown above is from Abditibacteriota bacterium and carries:
- a CDS encoding GNAT family N-acetyltransferase, with amino-acid sequence MILTTERLLLRPWAESDAEELYRYARDPRIGPIAGWEPHTSVEYSRQVIRDELSGPGNFAVVLKETGLPVGCAGCLIGEGLEGGLPETEALAGYWIGVPYWGRGLIPEAMREIMRYAFLELGLKKLWAGYYDGNDRSARVLEKCGFHYHHSAADVPAVPKELLRTLHMTCISKEDYLKPAAYTPGGNRIERLSKPTFTVIGREGSTEEGPGFIQRLWQEVRDHFTELVLLMKQDPDGTPAGFWGAMTDFSRSFRPWENYERGLYLAGAECADGAEAPEGWTKWTVPAFEYLRVENTGPEAFGDMILWLTQKHMDLAGAVQEFECIRTNKKYLYFPVRRL
- a CDS encoding D-lyxose/D-mannose family sugar isomerase, coding for MKRSEINKLLREAAAFADKMNFRLPPFAYWSPEEWAEKGHEYDEIRDNMLGWDITDFGKGDFDKIGLLLFTIRNGNLTDKKYGKPYAEKLLIVEVDQVTPYHFHWQKMEDIINRGGGELVIKLYNSDEKEDFADTPVLVSSDGRNYEIPAGGIVRLTPGESITLKQGQYHKFWAEKGKTLVGEVSKVNDDRVDNRFYEETGRFPEIEEDEKPLYLLGNEYPAAKD